One Pseudoalteromonas rubra genomic window, CGTGCGCTGAAAGTGCTGGCAGACGTCGACTTAGTGGCTGCCGAGGACACGCGTCACACAGGTAAATTATTGAGTCACTTCAGCATAAAAGCAAAAACCTTTGCATTGCACGACCACAATGAGAAACAAAAAGCACAACAGGTTCTGGATTGGCTGGAGCAGGGCATGGATATCGCGCTGGTATCCGACGCCGGCACACCGCTTATTAGCGACCCTGGCTATGCGGTGGTGAACTTATGTCGTGAAGCTGGCGCTCAGGTTACCCCTGTCCCTGGCGCCTGTGCTGCAATTGCGGCAGTAAGCTGCTCTGGATTGCCAACGGATCGCTTCCAGTTTGTTGGTTTTACGCCCGCTAAAAGCCAGGCTCGCCAGAGCTTCTTTACAGAGGCACATGAGTCCGGCATCACCAGCATTATGTATGAAAGCACTCACCGTATCATGGCCAGTCTGGCTGACTTGCAAACAGCACTGGGTGAGCAGCAGCAGATAGTGTTCGCCAAAGAGTTGACCAAAACCTATGAAACCTTTTTCAGTGGGCCAGTGTGTGAGCTGATCGCTTTTCTTGAAAACGAACCTGAGCGTCAGCGGGGCGAGCTGGTACTGATGCTACCAGGTAAAATCCAGGTGAGTAGCGAAATGTCGCCGGAAGCCAAACAACTGATCGGCTTACTGGAAGGAGAAATGCCGCTGAAAAAAGCCTGTGGCATTGCTGCTGAGTACTTCGGATTGAAGAAAAACGCCCTGTATAAAGCCATCATTGCCGAGCGCGAAGGAGAATAATCATAAGCAACGCAAATTAATGCTGCGTTTTATGGCAAAGGTGCGTATAATCGCCCGCCTGAGTCAGCCGGATAATCGCTGCCTGTGACGAAAATGATCAGGGGGAGGAAAGTCCGGGCTCCATTGGGCAGGGTGCCAGCTAACGGCTGGGGGGCGTGAGCCTACGACAAGTGCAGCAGAGAGAAGACCGCCTAAGTTCTTCGGAACCGGTAAGGGTGAAAGGGTGCGGTAAGAGCGCACCGGGCCACTGGTAACAGTTGGTTGCAAGGTAAACTCCACCCGGAGCAAGACCAAATAGGGTTCCTTATGGTGTGGCCCGCATCGGAACCGGGTAGGTTGCTCGAGCTTGGGAGCGATCCCAAGCCTAGACGAATGATTATCGATCTCCCTCGGGAGAGAACAGAACCCGGCTTACAGGCTGACTCACCCTTTTCAGTAACCGCTTGATTTACCTCTGTAGATCAAGCGGTTTTTTATGATTCCCATCCACCACACCATAAAGCTTGAACTTCTGGTAGACGGTTATCAAGTTCAACACGCCATTTCTTATTAAAGAATGAAATTAAGGGCGGCGTGAAATTGAGCTTTTGAGCGTGTGGTTATTTGATCGATAGTGTCATGATATCGGTTTCACTTTCGAATGTGCTAAATACCATCAGATCTTGCCTGAAATCAGAAATATCCATTCCTTTATCAGTTAACTCAATGATCAAGTCTGCCGTTTGCGTCTCGAAGGCAAAATACCATACGGTTCTGCTGCTCCTCGTGTTATCTATCACAATGAAATACAGGCCTGCATCGGCAGAAAAATGCTGAGTTATGCGGCCGTCGTTAGGAGCCCGCCATAATATTTGCCCTTCATCATCATATAACTCCCCCTGATAAATGGACATCGATTGGCCTAAATTAGTTAATACGCCAACGTGTTTGTCAGGGAAATATTGAGAGGTCTGTGTTTTATTTTTCACATCAAAGGTGAACCATTTGGGGGATTTACCATTGCTATCCCTGATAAATAGTGCATTTCGATCTTGATGCCAGGCTTCTGGTTGGCCGACTAACGTATCTAAATGGTTTATTTTATTTGTCTCTAAACTGACAATAAAGACCCGATCATTTCGAGCGCTTGCCAGCTTATCACCCTTTGGGCTCCACACCGGTTTTGATAATGCCAAATATTGCTCCTGATTGGCATATACGAGGTGGTCAACACCCGTATTTAAGTCCTTAACAAACATCTGGCTGTGGCCATTTTTATTGGAAATATAGGCAAGCTTGTTACCATCTTGCGATAATGTGCCCTGCCAGCTATGTGCATTAGCATCTGTCCAAAAAGCAGATTCTGCGCTTCGTATATTGTGCCAGCCAATGTCGCCTTTGAATGTTGCCTGTGTGTAGATCAGTTTTTGTCCATCAGGACTAAAACCGGGAAAATGTAAAAATGCATAGTTCTCAAAGGTAATCGGCAACAGGTGTGCAGAAGCATTTAATTGAAATAGAGATTTTCCGTCACTTAATAAATAGGCATTGAAGTTCGGGTTTGTATCAATGAAATACCAGTTTTGGTCTAATGAGGCGAATAAAGTGAAACTGCGATCGGGTATTGAAAGATGCCAGATTTGTGAGGTGTGTTGTGCATTAAAGCCTAAAACTGCGATGCCTTTCTTATCAAGTGAACGAGAAATGCGATAAGGGGTAAAGTTGTCATGGCTTGTTAGCAATTGCTCAACTGTACCGTTTTCTATTGATCCTGAATAGAGGCTGGTTTTTCCCGCAACCTTTCCTAAAAAATATATATGTTTCGTATCTGAGT contains:
- the rsmI gene encoding 16S rRNA (cytidine(1402)-2'-O)-methyltransferase, with translation MTNAEISDKIGTLYIVATPIGNLEDISERALKVLADVDLVAAEDTRHTGKLLSHFSIKAKTFALHDHNEKQKAQQVLDWLEQGMDIALVSDAGTPLISDPGYAVVNLCREAGAQVTPVPGACAAIAAVSCSGLPTDRFQFVGFTPAKSQARQSFFTEAHESGITSIMYESTHRIMASLADLQTALGEQQQIVFAKELTKTYETFFSGPVCELIAFLENEPERQRGELVLMLPGKIQVSSEMSPEAKQLIGLLEGEMPLKKACGIAAEYFGLKKNALYKAIIAEREGE
- a CDS encoding winged helix-turn-helix domain-containing protein, with protein sequence MNIKLLEKNTEGKIKEISAHQQSSNEIFFINDAQIFPQKGEIKLGEQLHSVEPKVMEVLLVLCRQLNNVVTPEHIFEQVWPRSIYNPSSIRRCIAILRKCLQDDSKSLIKTHPKRGYILQAQVTPPPSPAEATPTHSDVLPPFSTKSKTGRTMLVSALSLLLLSAVALALFFPPPTKTTFDSPNVWQVSHFRPLTASNDNETYARYIDGNQHIVFIRHSDDGPSQLWLKSLQTNAEQLLLSSKDSILFFEVKPKAGIESKPNNQTEILIAIKTSKGVEFSNLIFNKKYKLDQSDVLFSVPEITGISAFYSDTKHIYFLGKVAGKTSLYSGSIENGTVEQLLTSHDNFTPYRISRSLDKKGIAVLGFNAQHTSQIWHLSIPDRSFTLFASLDQNWYFIDTNPNFNAYLLSDGKSLFQLNASAHLLPITFENYAFLHFPGFSPDGQKLIYTQATFKGDIGWHNIRSAESAFWTDANAHSWQGTLSQDGNKLAYISNKNGHSQMFVKDLNTGVDHLVYANQEQYLALSKPVWSPKGDKLASARNDRVFIVSLETNKINHLDTLVGQPEAWHQDRNALFIRDSNGKSPKWFTFDVKNKTQTSQYFPDKHVGVLTNLGQSMSIYQGELYDDEGQILWRAPNDGRITQHFSADAGLYFIVIDNTRSSRTVWYFAFETQTADLIIELTDKGMDISDFRQDLMVFSTFESETDIMTLSIK